In the Leptospira fletcheri genome, ATCCGGTTTTCCTAATGCGAAAACGTTTTCTTGTCGCCAGCGGATAGACCGATCTCATAAATTCATTTCCATGAGTTCGTTTTTAGAATACGCCCAAGATCGCCTGAAAGTCTGCGGACCGGTCACATACAAAAATATGTTCGGAGGAACCGCGATCTATTCCGGAAATCGAATTTTCGGAATGGTCATCAACGATCTTTTGTATTTCAAAGTAGGCCCGGGCAACCAAGCCGAATACGAGGCGGCCGGAATGGCTCCGTTCAGTTACGAAGGAAAGAACGGTAAAAAGGTTAGTATGTCCTACTGGCAAGTCCCCGAAGAGGTCATAGAGGACGACGAAGATCTACGTTTCTG is a window encoding:
- a CDS encoding TfoX/Sxy family protein; translation: MSSFLEYAQDRLKVCGPVTYKNMFGGTAIYSGNRIFGMVINDLLYFKVGPGNQAEYEAAGMAPFSYEGKNGKKVSMSYWQVPEEVIEDDEDLRFWFQRALRESVQVGSQQGKKPSASAKKAAPKKKVSRKAAPKKKTVAKKKAAPKKKAAKKR